A stretch of the Zeugodacus cucurbitae isolate PBARC_wt_2022May chromosome 6, idZeuCucr1.2, whole genome shotgun sequence genome encodes the following:
- the LOC105213252 gene encoding cyclin-dependent kinase inhibitor 1C — protein sequence MKFFLVAFAAILACASADVSELGYNYQEPAPVSFNVPAPAPVPVAQPDRTYVPPAPAPAPAPVHVPAPAPAPVHFQAPAPAPVHVPAPAPAPAPVHIPAPAPAPVHVPAPVYIPAPAPAPVHVPAPAPAPVHVPAPAPAPVHVPAPVYVPAPAPAPAPVHFAAPAPVAPQEQIEHHAEDGYRYKTVRRRVYRRRY from the exons atg AAATTCTTCCTCGTTGCTTTTGCCGCCATCCTGGCTTGCGCCAGCGCTGATGTCTCTGAGTTGGGCTACAACTACCAGGAACCCGCACCTGTGTCATTCAATGTTCCAGCCCCAGCCCCAGTACCAGTTGCTCAACCTGATCGCACCTACGTGccaccagcaccagcaccagcaccagcTCCAGTCCATGTCCCAGCACCAGCTCCAGCTCCAGTCCATTTCCAAGCCCCAGCTCCAGCTCCAGTTCATGTTCCAGCCCCAGCTCCAGCTCCAGCTCCAGTCCATATCCCAGCCCCAGCTCCAGCTCCAGTTCATGTCCCCGCTCCAGTTTACATCCCAGCTCCAGCCCCAGCTCCAGTTCATGTACCAGCACCAGCCCCAGCTCCAGTCCATGTCCCAGCCCCAGCTCCAGCTCCAGTCCATGTTCCAGCTCCAGTATATGTGCCAGCTCCTGCCCCAGCTCCAGCACCAGTACATTTTGCTGCCCCTGCTCCAGTTGCTCCACAAGAGCAAATCGAACATCATGCTGAAGATGGTTACCGTTACAAGACTGTCCGCCGTCGCGTCTACAGACGtcgttattaa